The following is a genomic window from Roseitalea porphyridii.
ACTTCTTGCGCTCGACCACGCGGCTGTCGCGGGTCAGGAAGCCGCCCTTCTTGAGCACCGGGCGAAGCTCGGGCTCGTAGTGGGTCAGGGCGCGGGAAATGCCGTGGCGCACGGCGCCCGCCTGACCGGAGAGCCCGCCGCCCTTGACGGTGGCGACGACGTCGTACTGTCCGTCGCGGTTTGCGGCGATCACCGGCTGCCTGAGGATCATCTGCAGGACCGGACGGCCGAAATAGGCCTCCATGTCCTTGTCGTTGATCGTCATCTTGCCGGTGCCCGGCTTCAGCCAGACGCGGGCGACGGCGTCCTTGCGCTTGCCGGTGGCATAGGCGCGGCCATGTTCGTCCAGCTTCTGGACATGCACCGGGGCTTCGGGCGCGGCAGCCGGCTGACCTTCGCCGGTCGCCAGGTTGCCCAGTTCTTCAAGGGAGTTTAGATCAGCCATCAGATACGGGCCTTCTTGTTCTTGCGGTTGAGCGCGGCGACATCGAGCATCTCCGGCTTCTGCGCTTCGTGAGGATGGTCGGTGCCGGCATAGACGCGCAAATTCTTCATCTGGCGCCGGCCGAGCGGACCGCGCGGGATCATGCGCTCGACGGCCTTTTCCACCACGCGCTCGGGGAAGCGGCCGTCCAGAAGCTGCTCGGCCGAGCGCTCCTTGATGCCGCCGGGGTGGCCGGTGTGCCAGTAGTACTTCTTCTCCCAGCGCTTGTTGCCGGTGAAGACCACCTTGTCGGCGTTGATGACGATGACGTTGTCGCCATCATCGACGTGCGGCGTGAAGGTCGGCTTGTGCTTGCCGCGCAGGCGCGAGGCGACGATCGTGGCAAGGCGGCCCACGACGAGGCCGTCTGCGTCGATCATCACCCATTTCTTCTGCACATCGGCAGGTTTCTGCGAAAAGGTCCGCATGGGTTCGTCCTTGTTCCATCCCGCCGGACGCACCGCGCGGGCATTTCTTGTTGCTTGGATTGTCGCGTGAAGCGGCAAAAACGGACGCACGGGACCAGCCCGCGCGTGCTCGTAGGGGCGTCTAGTCGGCGCGGCGTGTCTTGTCAAGCGACATTTCCGAGCCAAGTCTCAAAAAGGGATTGAAAAGCAGCAGGTTAGCAATACGGTATTATTTTACCGTATGAGGCTTGCGTGGCGGGATCGAATAGGTGGCCGTGGCGTGGGAGACGAGCGTGCCGTCCTCGTCGCGAACCGAGACCTCGGCCACCGCCAGCCGCTTGCCGAGCTTCAGAAGACTGGCTTCGCAGGTCAGCGGCCCGGGCGCGGCCCGGTGGACGAAATTGATGTTCAGGTTCGTCGTCACCACGAGCGCGACCGGGCCGATATGGGCAAGGATGACGTAGTAGGCGGCAAGATCGGAGATGGTGAACAGGGTAGGGCCGGAAATCGTCCCGCCGGGCCTGAGATGCCGGTCGTTCGGCTCGAGCCGCACGCTCACCGCGCCCGGCTGCACCGAGCGGACCGAGAGCACCCGCCCGTCCATGTGGACCTGAGGAAAGTGCGCGTCGATGAACGCCTCGATGTCGCTTGCCTCCATGACCGGGGTAAACCGTTCCGCCACGTTCTTCTCCTGCTTCTTGCCCGCACGTTTCCGCTGGGATACGGCTTGAGGGGTTAGCCGGAGCACCCAAGGGGAGGCAAGCCATGGCGGGAACGGTCACCGAACTCAGACAGCCCGAACCGGAGGGGCTCGTGCTGGCCCGCAATGAGGGCGCGATCGCGCGCCTGACGCTCAACAGCCCACCCGCCAACGCCCTTTCGATCGCGATGATGGAGACGCTGCTGTCAGCGCTGGTCGAGGCCGGGAGCGATCCGTCCGTGCGCGTGATCGTGATCCGGTCGGAGGGGCGCGTCTTTTCGGCCGGGCACGATCTGAAGGAACTGACCGCCCATCGCGCCGATCCCGACCGTGGCGCCGCCTTCTTCGCGTGGACGTTTGCGCTGTGCGCCGACCTGATGACCGCGATCGTCCGCCATCCCAAGCCGGTGATTGCCGAGATCGACGGTCTGGCGACCGCCGCCGGCTGCCAGCTCGTGGCCAGTTGTGACCTGGCGATCTGCACGGACAGCTCCGGCTTCTGCACGCCGGGCGTCAACATCGGCCTGTTCTGCTCGACGCCAATGGTCGCGCTGTCGCGCAACGTCCAACGCAAGCAGGCCATGGAGATGCTGCTGACCGGCGAGACGATCGATGCGTCGACGGCCAGGGAGTTCGGTCTCGTCAACCGCATCGTGCCGCGCGAATATCTGAATCAGGTTGTCACGAAATACGCCCAAACCATTGCCGACAAGTCGTCCATGGTTGTCCGGACGGGCAAGGAGGCGTTCTACCGGCAGGCCGAGATGGATCTCGACGAGGCCTATGCCTACACGGCCGAGGTGATGGTCGAGAACATGCTGGCGCGCGATGCCGAGGAAGGCATCACCGCGTTCCTGCAGAAGCGCAAGGCGCAATGGACGAAAGAGCAATGAGCGGCAGCGAGAC
Proteins encoded in this region:
- a CDS encoding enoyl-CoA hydratase, with translation MAGTVTELRQPEPEGLVLARNEGAIARLTLNSPPANALSIAMMETLLSALVEAGSDPSVRVIVIRSEGRVFSAGHDLKELTAHRADPDRGAAFFAWTFALCADLMTAIVRHPKPVIAEIDGLATAAGCQLVASCDLAICTDSSGFCTPGVNIGLFCSTPMVALSRNVQRKQAMEMLLTGETIDASTAREFGLVNRIVPREYLNQVVTKYAQTIADKSSMVVRTGKEAFYRQAEMDLDEAYAYTAEVMVENMLARDAEEGITAFLQKRKAQWTKEQ
- a CDS encoding PaaI family thioesterase, whose translation is MEASDIEAFIDAHFPQVHMDGRVLSVRSVQPGAVSVRLEPNDRHLRPGGTISGPTLFTISDLAAYYVILAHIGPVALVVTTNLNINFVHRAAPGPLTCEASLLKLGKRLAVAEVSVRDEDGTLVSHATATYSIPPRKPHTVK
- the rplM gene encoding 50S ribosomal protein L13, translated to MRTFSQKPADVQKKWVMIDADGLVVGRLATIVASRLRGKHKPTFTPHVDDGDNVIVINADKVVFTGNKRWEKKYYWHTGHPGGIKERSAEQLLDGRFPERVVEKAVERMIPRGPLGRRQMKNLRVYAGTDHPHEAQKPEMLDVAALNRKNKKARI
- the rpsI gene encoding 30S ribosomal protein S9, with the protein product MADLNSLEELGNLATGEGQPAAAPEAPVHVQKLDEHGRAYATGKRKDAVARVWLKPGTGKMTINDKDMEAYFGRPVLQMILRQPVIAANRDGQYDVVATVKGGGLSGQAGAVRHGISRALTHYEPELRPVLKKGGFLTRDSRVVERKKYGRAKARRSFQFSKR